Below is a genomic region from Candidatus Methylomirabilis sp..
GAGCGGCGAAAACTGGTCGGTCGATTCGGCGCCGAGGTGATCCTGACCCCTGCCATTGAGGGGATGAGCGGGGCCGTCTATGCGGCAGAATCGCTCGTGGCGCAACATCCCGAGTACTTTATGCCGCAACAGTTTGTAAATCCGGCCAACCCGGCGATCCACCGCGTCACCACGGCGCAAGAGATTCTGAAAGCGACTGAGGGACAGATCGATGCCTTTGTCGCCGGTGTCGGGACCGGCGGGACGATTACCGGGGTGGGTGAGGTGTTGAAAAGGGAAGTTCCTGACGTTCAGGTAGTCGCGGTGGAACCGGCCAGATCCCCCGTGTTGCAGGGAGGCAGGGCCAGGCCGCACGGTATCCAGGGAATCGGCGCGAGCTTTGTCCCAGGCGTGCTGGACATCCAAGTAATTGATGAGATTATTGCTGTTGAGGACGAGGACGCCTATCGGATGGTGTCTCGCCT
It encodes:
- the cysK gene encoding cysteine synthase A translates to MPRVVRNILELIGDTPLVQLQRIPRPGSARVLGKLESLNPGGSVKDRIAFAMVEEAERSGRLKPGDTIVEPTSGNTGIGLAMVAAVKGYRLILTMPEDMSAERRKLVGRFGAEVILTPAIEGMSGAVYAAESLVAQHPEYFMPQQFVNPANPAIHRVTTAQEILKATEGQIDAFVAGVGTGGTITGVGEVLKREVPDVQVVAVEPARSPVLQGGRARPHGIQGIGASFVPGVLDIQVIDEIIAVEDEDAYRMVSRLSREEGLLVGISAGANVFASTVVAERLGTGKVVVTILPDTGERYLSVPL